Proteins from a genomic interval of Geodermatophilus obscurus DSM 43160:
- a CDS encoding alpha/beta fold hydrolase, with protein sequence MPNPATRPVLVPGLGLDGRSSARLRELLPADVILLPGMGLPGPVPSLEELAVLLRDRLGGGPVLLVGHSQSCQVVAALAGDPCVTGLVLLGPTTDPRLRSAARLVRRWLATAVRERWPHALLALPQWLHTGPRAMRQLWAVASPDRIDVRLRTVGVPVTVVRGTRDRLCAHDWAAAVAAAAPSGRLVELPGAAHLTPMTHPGEVAALVREAAAQQLPGA encoded by the coding sequence GTGCCGAATCCCGCGACCCGGCCCGTCCTCGTCCCCGGGCTCGGGCTCGACGGGCGCTCGTCGGCCCGGCTCCGGGAGCTGCTGCCGGCCGACGTCATCCTGCTGCCGGGGATGGGGCTGCCCGGCCCCGTGCCGTCGCTCGAGGAGCTCGCCGTCCTGCTGCGGGACCGGCTCGGCGGAGGGCCGGTGCTGCTGGTCGGCCACTCCCAGAGCTGTCAGGTGGTCGCCGCCCTGGCCGGTGACCCGTGCGTCACCGGGCTGGTGCTGCTGGGGCCGACCACCGACCCGCGGCTGCGCTCTGCCGCGAGGCTCGTCCGGCGGTGGCTGGCCACGGCCGTCCGCGAGCGGTGGCCGCACGCGCTGCTGGCGCTGCCGCAGTGGCTGCACACCGGGCCGCGGGCCATGCGGCAGCTGTGGGCCGTGGCCTCGCCCGACCGGATCGACGTCCGGCTTCGGACGGTCGGCGTCCCGGTGACCGTCGTCCGCGGCACCCGCGACCGGCTCTGCGCGCACGACTGGGCCGCCGCCGTGGCCGCGGCCGCGCCCTCCGGCCGGCTGGTCGAGCTGCCGGGCGCGGCGCACCTGACCCCGATGACCCACCCGGGGGAGGTCGCGGCCCTCGTGCGCGAGGCCGCGGCGCAGCAGCTCCCGGGCGCCTGA
- a CDS encoding ROK family protein produces MASSSASAGALLRHVRTGRARSRAELVALTGASRNTVSARVDQLIAANLLAEGGRGWSTGGRPPTLLQFNSRAGCVLAVDLGVTSVDVAVTDLSAQVLATVGHPIDIADGPRPVLAEVDRLAQLVLADAGLEPADVCAVGIGVPGPVEHSSGRPSHPPIMPGWHDFPIPSAFGRYECPVYVDNDVNVMALGEMGAAGSVQDVLVVKVGTGIGCGVIVDGRVYRGAQGSAGDIGHIHVTTPDGRLVTCRCGQENCLEALAGGGALLRDAVAAGLPVSTTREVVERAAQGDGAAIELVREAGRTIGTVLAALVNFFNPHRIVVTGGVAQAGVPLLAGIRESVYRRSMPLAARALEITVSEAPELSGRVGAALMAIEGFLDEESVEQALAR; encoded by the coding sequence GTGGCCTCCTCCTCCGCCTCGGCCGGCGCGCTGCTGCGGCACGTCCGCACCGGCCGCGCGCGCAGCCGGGCCGAGCTGGTGGCGCTGACCGGCGCCTCGCGGAACACCGTCAGCGCCCGGGTCGACCAGCTGATCGCGGCCAACCTCCTCGCCGAGGGCGGACGCGGCTGGAGCACCGGCGGGCGCCCGCCGACACTCCTGCAGTTCAACAGCCGGGCCGGCTGCGTGCTCGCGGTCGACCTGGGCGTCACGAGCGTCGACGTCGCCGTCACCGACCTCTCGGCGCAGGTCCTGGCCACGGTCGGCCACCCCATCGACATCGCCGACGGGCCCCGGCCGGTGCTCGCCGAGGTCGACCGGCTGGCCCAGCTGGTCCTCGCCGACGCCGGCCTGGAGCCGGCCGACGTGTGCGCCGTGGGGATCGGCGTCCCGGGCCCGGTGGAGCACTCCAGCGGGCGCCCGTCCCACCCGCCGATCATGCCCGGCTGGCACGACTTCCCGATCCCCAGCGCCTTCGGCCGCTACGAGTGCCCGGTCTACGTCGACAACGACGTGAACGTCATGGCGCTGGGGGAGATGGGCGCCGCCGGGTCGGTGCAGGACGTGCTGGTCGTCAAGGTCGGCACCGGCATCGGCTGCGGCGTCATCGTCGACGGGCGGGTCTACCGCGGGGCGCAGGGCAGCGCCGGGGACATCGGGCACATCCACGTGACGACGCCCGACGGGCGGCTGGTGACCTGCCGCTGCGGCCAGGAGAACTGCCTGGAGGCGCTCGCCGGCGGTGGCGCGCTGCTCCGCGACGCCGTCGCGGCGGGGCTCCCGGTCAGCACCACCCGCGAGGTCGTGGAGCGCGCCGCCCAGGGTGACGGCGCGGCGATCGAGCTGGTCCGCGAGGCCGGGCGGACGATCGGCACGGTGCTCGCGGCGCTGGTCAACTTCTTCAACCCGCACCGCATCGTCGTGACCGGCGGCGTGGCCCAGGCCGGCGTCCCGCTGCTCGCCGGCATCCGGGAGTCGGTGTACCGGCGGTCGATGCCGCTGGCCGCCCGCGCCCTGGAGATCACCGTCAGCGAGGCGCCCGAGCTCTCCGGCCGGGTCGGCGCCGCCCTCATGGCCATCGAGGGCTTCCTCGACGAGGAGTCGGTCGAGCAGGCCCTCGCGCGGTGA
- a CDS encoding alpha-amylase family protein → MTIPATARRAAAEQAWTQLRPELEAEAVAALGPAEGDAFLARADLALYDVHEPLATLYAEAADELFARALRSALAAAVERPEALRRIDRRREVDPGWFQRSRVQGYVCYVDRFCGTLDRLPGRLDHLAELGTTYLHLMPLLRPRPGENDGGYAVLDYRAVDPRLGTMSDLEDVAGALHDRGMALCIDLVLNHTAREHAWAQGWLAGDPAYAGFYTAFPDRTLPDAYDATIPEVFPDRAPGSFSWVPEACGGAGGWVWTTFWPYQWDLDYSNPEVTLAMLGEITWLANRGVDVFRMDAVPFMWKRLGTSCQNQPEGHSLLQLLHALTRLAAPGVIFKAEAIVSPDDLVGYLGGHDRYRPECELAYHNQLMVLLWSSLATQDVRLARQALRRMRPVPPTATWCTYVRGHDDIGWAVADEDAAAVGLDGFAHRRFLNDFYSGRFPGSFARGALFQENEVTGDARVSGSAASLCGIEAALEAGDDAALDAGVRRLVLLYSVAYAYGGIPLLYMGDELALRNDSGYLADPALAPDNRWMHRPPMDWEAAARRSDPATLEGRVWRELHRLGEVRRAQLALRGGVESTVVDAGSDAVLVWRRKHPRSGTFVGLANFSAFPQAVDADTVTGFGGFEQVHGSDGVLPVREGQVVVPGLGFAWFAEP, encoded by the coding sequence GTGACGATCCCGGCGACCGCCCGTCGAGCTGCGGCGGAACAGGCGTGGACGCAGCTGCGGCCGGAGCTGGAGGCCGAGGCGGTCGCCGCGCTCGGCCCGGCGGAGGGCGACGCCTTCCTCGCCCGCGCCGACCTCGCGCTCTACGACGTCCACGAGCCGCTGGCCACCCTCTACGCGGAGGCCGCCGACGAGCTCTTCGCCCGCGCGCTGCGCAGCGCACTGGCCGCCGCCGTCGAGCGCCCGGAGGCCCTGCGGCGCATCGACCGGCGCCGGGAGGTCGACCCGGGGTGGTTCCAACGGTCCCGGGTGCAGGGCTACGTCTGCTACGTCGACCGGTTCTGCGGCACCCTCGACCGGCTCCCCGGCCGGCTGGACCACCTGGCCGAGCTCGGTACGACCTACCTGCACCTCATGCCGCTGCTGCGGCCGCGGCCGGGGGAGAACGACGGCGGTTACGCGGTGCTGGACTACCGCGCGGTCGACCCGCGGCTGGGCACGATGAGCGACCTCGAGGACGTCGCCGGCGCACTGCACGACCGCGGCATGGCGCTGTGCATCGACCTGGTGCTCAACCACACCGCCCGGGAGCACGCCTGGGCGCAGGGCTGGCTGGCCGGCGACCCGGCCTACGCCGGCTTCTACACCGCCTTCCCCGACCGCACGCTGCCCGACGCCTACGACGCGACGATCCCCGAGGTCTTCCCCGACCGGGCGCCGGGCTCGTTCAGCTGGGTACCGGAGGCCTGCGGCGGCGCCGGCGGCTGGGTGTGGACGACGTTCTGGCCGTACCAGTGGGACCTGGACTACTCGAACCCCGAGGTCACCCTGGCGATGCTCGGGGAGATCACCTGGCTGGCCAACCGCGGCGTCGACGTGTTCCGCATGGACGCCGTCCCGTTCATGTGGAAGCGGCTGGGCACCAGCTGCCAGAACCAGCCCGAGGGCCACAGCCTGCTGCAGCTGCTGCACGCGCTGACCCGGCTGGCCGCCCCCGGCGTCATCTTCAAGGCGGAGGCGATCGTCTCGCCCGACGACCTGGTGGGGTACCTCGGCGGGCACGACCGCTACCGGCCCGAGTGCGAGCTGGCCTACCACAACCAGCTCATGGTGCTGCTGTGGAGCAGCCTGGCCACCCAGGACGTGCGGCTGGCCCGGCAGGCGCTGCGCCGGATGCGGCCGGTGCCGCCGACCGCCACCTGGTGCACCTACGTGCGCGGCCACGACGACATCGGATGGGCGGTCGCCGACGAGGACGCCGCAGCGGTGGGCCTCGACGGCTTCGCCCACCGCCGCTTCCTCAACGACTTCTACTCCGGCCGCTTCCCGGGCTCCTTCGCCCGCGGCGCGCTGTTCCAGGAGAACGAGGTCACCGGCGACGCGCGGGTCTCCGGCTCGGCGGCGTCGCTGTGCGGCATCGAGGCCGCGCTCGAGGCGGGCGACGACGCCGCGCTGGACGCCGGGGTCCGCCGGCTGGTGCTGCTGTACTCGGTCGCCTACGCGTACGGCGGCATCCCGCTGCTCTACATGGGCGACGAGCTGGCGCTGCGCAACGACTCGGGCTACCTGGCCGACCCCGCGCTGGCCCCGGACAACCGCTGGATGCACCGCCCGCCGATGGACTGGGAGGCCGCCGCCCGCCGGAGCGACCCGGCGACCCTCGAGGGCCGGGTGTGGCGGGAGCTCCACCGGCTGGGCGAGGTGCGCCGCGCGCAGTTGGCGCTGCGCGGCGGGGTGGAGTCCACAGTGGTGGACGCCGGCAGCGACGCGGTCCTGGTGTGGCGGCGCAAGCACCCGCGCAGCGGCACCTTCGTCGGGCTGGCGAACTTCTCGGCGTTCCCGCAGGCGGTGGACGCCGACACCGTCACCGGCTTCGGCGGCTTCGAGCAGGTGCACGGCAGCGACGGCGTCCTCCCGGTGCGGGAGGGGCAGGTCGTCGTCCCGGGCCTCGGCTTCGCCTGGTTCGCCGAGCCGTGA
- a CDS encoding SDR family NAD(P)-dependent oxidoreductase: MTEPRPLALVTGASSGIGFELARQFAENGFDLLVTAEDPTIDTAAAKLRSSGTAVSGFQADLSTATGVDALWDAVQAAGRPLAAAALNAGVGKGGPFVENLIEDELAIIDLNVRSTVLLAKHVLRHMAARGEGRVLFTSSVASTMPGPYQAVYNASKSFVQSFAEAVAEELADAGVTVTSLMPGPTDTEFFERGDLMDTTLGQGPKDDPAQVAEQGFAGLMKGERKVLGGSAMSKAQAVVNSVLPDGLKAKGHAKMAEPGSAE, from the coding sequence ATGACCGAACCGCGACCCCTCGCCCTCGTCACCGGCGCCTCGAGCGGCATCGGCTTCGAGCTGGCCCGCCAGTTCGCCGAGAACGGCTTCGACCTGCTCGTCACCGCCGAGGACCCCACCATCGACACCGCTGCGGCGAAGCTGCGCAGCTCGGGCACCGCCGTGTCGGGCTTCCAGGCCGACCTGAGCACCGCCACCGGGGTCGACGCCCTGTGGGACGCCGTCCAGGCCGCCGGCCGGCCGCTCGCCGCCGCGGCCCTCAACGCCGGGGTCGGCAAGGGCGGCCCCTTCGTCGAGAACCTGATCGAGGACGAGCTGGCGATCATCGACCTGAACGTCCGCTCCACGGTCCTGCTCGCCAAGCACGTGCTGCGCCACATGGCAGCCCGCGGCGAGGGGCGGGTGCTGTTCACCTCATCGGTCGCCTCGACCATGCCCGGGCCCTACCAGGCCGTCTACAACGCCTCGAAGTCGTTCGTCCAGTCCTTCGCCGAGGCGGTCGCCGAGGAGCTGGCGGACGCCGGCGTCACGGTCACCTCGCTGATGCCGGGGCCGACCGACACCGAGTTCTTCGAACGCGGCGACCTCATGGACACCACGCTCGGCCAGGGCCCGAAGGACGATCCGGCGCAGGTCGCGGAGCAGGGCTTCGCGGGCCTGATGAAGGGCGAGCGCAAGGTGCTGGGCGGCTCGGCGATGAGCAAGGCGCAGGCGGTGGTCAACTCGGTCCTGCCGGACGGGCTCAAGGCCAAGGGGCACGCGAAGATGGCCGAGCCCGGCAGCGCGGAGTAG
- a CDS encoding alpha/beta hydrolase gives MALPHAAEGRLAARPPATPAAVPYPPGIRTLELGPHAQAQLVVPDGPPRPRPLLVFFHGAGGTAAQSVALVGDPATARDALVLAPSSVASTWDLIAGGLGRDVAVLDAALEQVFARQPVSRVALGGFSDGASYALSLGLANGDLAEAVLAFSPGFAVPPRLAGRPRIWISHGTDDRVLPVARCGRRLARELGTSGYEVTYEEFDGGHVVRPGDVTAALTTWLGGPG, from the coding sequence ATGGCGCTCCCGCACGCCGCGGAGGGACGGCTCGCAGCCCGTCCGCCGGCCACACCGGCCGCGGTGCCGTACCCACCGGGCATCCGCACGCTGGAGCTGGGGCCGCACGCGCAGGCGCAGCTCGTCGTCCCCGACGGGCCGCCCCGGCCGCGACCCCTGCTGGTGTTCTTCCACGGCGCCGGGGGCACGGCGGCGCAGTCCGTGGCCCTGGTCGGCGACCCGGCCACCGCGCGGGACGCCCTGGTGCTGGCCCCGTCGTCGGTCGCCTCGACCTGGGACCTCATCGCCGGCGGCCTCGGCCGGGACGTCGCGGTGCTCGACGCGGCCCTGGAGCAGGTCTTCGCCCGCCAGCCGGTCAGCCGCGTGGCTCTCGGCGGCTTCTCCGACGGCGCCTCGTACGCGCTCAGCCTCGGGCTGGCCAACGGCGACCTCGCCGAGGCGGTCCTGGCCTTCTCCCCGGGGTTCGCCGTCCCGCCGCGGCTGGCGGGCCGGCCGCGGATCTGGATCTCCCACGGCACCGACGACCGCGTGCTCCCCGTCGCGCGGTGCGGACGGCGGCTGGCCCGCGAGCTGGGCACCAGCGGGTACGAGGTCACCTACGAGGAGTTCGACGGCGGCCACGTCGTCCGGCCCGGAGACGTGACCGCCGCCCTCACCACCTGGCTGGGCGGACCCGGTTGA
- a CDS encoding erythromycin esterase family protein encodes MAGVRDLALPLRDPADLDPLLERVGDARIVAIGEASHGTHEYYAWRAALTRRLITERGFGLVAVEGDWPDCYRVNRSVKHRPGADADPRDALDAFSRWPTWMWANDDVVDFCRWLRDVNAERAEGERVGFYGLDVYSLWDSMQELVGWLRDNEPEHVDTAVRALRCFEPFGEDGAEYAFASRFAPTSCEQAAVDLLHHLCEERGREESEGDPEARFSAEQNAAVVVDAERYYRAMVQGSAESWNVRDVHMVDVLDRLLAHAGDKAVIWEHNTHIGDARATDMADVGMTNVGQLLRERHGLDDVVLVGFGGYRGGVIAGSEWGAQMQRMPVPEARPGSLEALLHEELGRDALLVWSRDGSQPAELERRLDHRAIGVVYRPEREKWGNYVPTVLGERYDAFVYLEDTAPLQPLHLERADEHVPPLAHAV; translated from the coding sequence ATGGCAGGCGTCCGCGACCTGGCCCTGCCGCTGCGGGACCCCGCCGACCTCGACCCGTTGCTCGAGCGGGTCGGCGACGCGCGCATCGTCGCGATCGGCGAGGCCAGCCACGGCACGCACGAGTACTACGCCTGGCGGGCCGCGCTGACCCGCCGGCTGATCACCGAGCGTGGCTTCGGCCTCGTCGCGGTCGAGGGCGACTGGCCGGACTGCTACCGGGTCAACCGCTCGGTCAAGCACCGCCCCGGTGCCGACGCGGACCCGCGTGACGCCCTGGACGCCTTCTCCCGCTGGCCGACCTGGATGTGGGCCAACGACGACGTCGTCGACTTCTGCCGGTGGCTGCGTGACGTCAACGCCGAGCGCGCCGAGGGCGAGCGGGTCGGCTTCTACGGCCTGGACGTCTACAGCCTCTGGGACTCCATGCAGGAGCTCGTCGGCTGGCTGCGCGACAACGAGCCCGAGCACGTGGACACGGCGGTCCGGGCGCTGCGCTGCTTCGAGCCGTTCGGGGAGGACGGCGCCGAGTACGCCTTCGCCAGCCGCTTCGCGCCGACCTCCTGCGAGCAGGCCGCCGTCGACCTGCTGCACCACCTGTGCGAGGAGCGCGGCCGCGAAGAGTCCGAGGGGGACCCCGAGGCCCGCTTCTCCGCCGAGCAGAACGCCGCGGTCGTCGTCGACGCGGAGCGCTACTACCGGGCGATGGTGCAGGGCTCGGCGGAGTCGTGGAACGTCCGCGACGTCCACATGGTCGACGTCCTCGACCGGCTGCTCGCCCATGCCGGGGACAAGGCCGTCATCTGGGAGCACAACACGCACATCGGGGACGCCCGTGCCACCGACATGGCCGACGTCGGGATGACCAACGTCGGGCAGCTGCTGCGCGAGCGGCACGGCCTCGACGACGTCGTCCTGGTCGGCTTCGGCGGGTACCGCGGCGGCGTCATCGCCGGCAGCGAGTGGGGCGCGCAGATGCAGCGGATGCCGGTGCCCGAGGCCCGGCCCGGCAGCCTCGAGGCGCTGCTGCACGAGGAGCTGGGCCGCGACGCGCTGCTCGTGTGGAGCCGCGACGGCTCCCAGCCGGCCGAGCTGGAGCGCCGGCTGGACCACCGGGCGATCGGCGTGGTCTACCGGCCCGAGCGGGAGAAGTGGGGCAACTACGTGCCGACCGTGCTGGGGGAGCGCTACGACGCTTTCGTCTACCTGGAGGACACCGCGCCCCTGCAGCCGCTGCACCTGGAGCGGGCCGACGAGCACGTGCCGCCGCTGGCGCACGCGGTCTAG
- a CDS encoding sugar ABC transporter ATP-binding protein: protein MPPLLEVHGVVKSFPGVRALDGVDLDVRAGEVHCLLGQNGAGKSTLIKVLAGAHQPDAGRISWRGEPVRLTDPQAAMSLGIATIYQELDLVAGLTVADNVFLGREHARLGLTRPSSANRAAARLLERLGHADIRPTAEVGSLPAAAQQMVSIARALSQDAKLIIMDEPSAVLDSEEVERLFAVIRDLTAHDVAVVYISHRLEEIREVGDRITVLKDGRTVATGLPARETPTREVITLMTGRDIEYVFPERREHPDLDAAPLLEVEGLGLRGSFADVSFTVRPGEVVGLAGLVGSGRSEILESVYGARRPTSGTVRVGGRRLRPGDVAAAVSAGVGLAPEERKSQGLLLGESISRNISLSSLARFARAGFLSRSAEAEAARQQVTALEVRPADVDREVRTLSGGNQQKVVLARWLLRDCRVLLLDEPTRGVDVGARSEMYALIRGLADRGVAVVVVSSEIPEVLGLADRVLVIGDGRVLTEEPAGALDEHRVLDLVMEDAAAHGGPMHTRDDEHAQREGDVA, encoded by the coding sequence GTGCCTCCTCTGCTGGAGGTGCACGGCGTCGTCAAGTCGTTCCCGGGCGTAAGGGCGCTCGACGGGGTCGACCTCGACGTCCGGGCGGGGGAGGTGCACTGCCTGCTCGGCCAGAACGGCGCCGGCAAGTCGACGCTGATCAAGGTGCTCGCCGGGGCGCACCAGCCCGACGCCGGCCGGATCAGCTGGCGCGGGGAGCCCGTCCGGCTCACCGACCCGCAGGCGGCGATGTCGCTCGGGATCGCGACCATCTACCAGGAGCTGGACCTGGTCGCCGGTCTCACCGTCGCCGACAACGTCTTCCTCGGCCGCGAGCACGCGCGGCTCGGTCTCACCCGGCCGTCCTCGGCCAACCGCGCCGCCGCCCGCCTGCTGGAGCGCCTCGGCCACGCCGACATCCGGCCCACCGCCGAGGTCGGCTCGCTGCCGGCGGCCGCGCAGCAGATGGTCAGCATCGCCCGGGCCCTCTCCCAGGACGCGAAGCTGATCATCATGGACGAGCCGTCGGCCGTCCTGGACAGCGAGGAGGTCGAGCGGCTGTTCGCGGTGATCCGCGACCTCACCGCCCACGACGTCGCCGTCGTCTACATCTCCCACCGCCTCGAGGAGATCCGCGAGGTCGGCGACCGGATCACCGTCCTCAAGGACGGCCGCACCGTCGCCACCGGCCTGCCCGCCCGCGAGACCCCGACCCGCGAGGTCATCACGCTGATGACCGGCCGCGACATCGAGTACGTCTTCCCCGAGCGGCGGGAGCACCCCGACCTCGACGCCGCCCCGCTGCTCGAGGTCGAGGGGCTGGGGCTGCGCGGCTCCTTCGCCGACGTCTCCTTCACCGTCCGCCCCGGCGAGGTCGTGGGCCTCGCCGGCCTGGTCGGCTCCGGGCGCTCGGAGATCCTCGAGAGCGTCTACGGCGCCCGCCGCCCGACGTCCGGCACGGTCCGTGTCGGCGGCCGGCGGCTGCGCCCGGGGGACGTCGCCGCAGCGGTCTCGGCCGGCGTCGGCCTGGCTCCCGAGGAGCGCAAGAGCCAGGGGCTGCTGCTGGGGGAGTCGATCTCGCGCAACATCAGCCTCTCGAGCCTGGCCCGGTTCGCCCGCGCCGGCTTCTTGTCCCGGTCCGCGGAGGCCGAGGCCGCACGGCAGCAGGTGACCGCGCTGGAGGTCCGCCCGGCCGACGTCGACCGGGAGGTCCGGACGCTGTCGGGCGGCAACCAGCAGAAGGTCGTGCTGGCCCGCTGGCTGCTGCGCGACTGCCGGGTGCTGCTGCTCGACGAGCCGACCCGTGGCGTCGACGTCGGCGCCCGCTCGGAGATGTATGCGCTGATCCGCGGGCTGGCCGACCGCGGCGTGGCCGTCGTCGTGGTCTCCAGCGAGATCCCCGAGGTGCTCGGCCTGGCCGACCGGGTCCTGGTCATCGGCGACGGCCGCGTGCTCACCGAGGAACCGGCCGGCGCGCTCGACGAGCACCGGGTGCTCGACCTGGTCATGGAGGACGCGGCCGCCCACGGCGGCCCGATGCACACGCGAGACGACGAGCACGCACAGCGCGAAGGGGACGTGGCATGA
- a CDS encoding S1C family serine protease produces the protein MGPSPEPDTASALDAYSQVVTAVAAELTPHVAALQVTAPDGRGGAGSAVVVPGEGLMLTNAHVVGRSRSGRAVFADGSETAVDVVGADPLSDLAVVRARGATPPPARLGDASTLRVGQLVVAVGNPLGLAGSVTAGVVSGLGRSLPTRDGRTARVVEDVIQTDAALNPGNSGGALADSAGRVVGVNTAVAGWGLGLAVPVNDTTRRIVDALVRDGRVCRAFLGLVSTPAPLPAALAERTGRRRGLRIVDVVPGSPADRAGLKAGDLVLEAGRRPVAEAQSLQRLLFDEAIGRPLPVTVHRRGAMVDVITVPTELTGG, from the coding sequence ATGGGCCCGTCCCCGGAGCCGGACACGGCGTCCGCCCTGGACGCCTACTCGCAGGTCGTCACCGCCGTCGCGGCCGAGCTCACCCCGCACGTCGCGGCCCTCCAGGTGACCGCTCCCGACGGCCGCGGCGGCGCCGGATCGGCGGTCGTCGTCCCGGGTGAGGGGCTGATGCTCACCAACGCCCACGTGGTCGGGCGATCCCGGTCGGGGAGGGCGGTGTTCGCCGACGGCAGCGAGACCGCGGTCGACGTCGTGGGCGCCGACCCGCTGTCCGACCTCGCCGTCGTCCGGGCGCGGGGTGCCACTCCCCCGCCGGCCCGGCTCGGCGACGCGTCGACGCTCCGGGTGGGCCAGCTGGTGGTCGCCGTCGGCAACCCGCTGGGGTTGGCCGGCTCGGTGACCGCCGGGGTGGTCAGCGGCCTGGGCCGGTCGCTGCCCACGCGCGACGGCCGCACCGCACGGGTGGTCGAGGACGTCATCCAGACCGACGCCGCGCTCAACCCGGGCAACTCCGGCGGGGCGCTGGCCGACTCCGCCGGCCGGGTGGTCGGGGTCAACACCGCGGTCGCCGGCTGGGGGCTCGGCCTCGCGGTGCCGGTCAACGACACGACCCGGCGGATCGTCGACGCGCTTGTCCGCGACGGCCGCGTCTGCCGCGCCTTCCTCGGCCTGGTCAGCACGCCGGCACCGCTGCCCGCGGCGCTGGCCGAGCGCACCGGGCGCCGCCGGGGACTGCGCATCGTCGACGTCGTCCCCGGGTCGCCGGCCGACCGGGCCGGGCTCAAGGCCGGCGACCTGGTGCTCGAGGCCGGACGCCGGCCGGTCGCCGAGGCGCAGAGCCTGCAGCGGCTGCTGTTCGACGAGGCGATCGGCCGGCCGCTGCCGGTGACCGTGCACCGTCGCGGCGCGATGGTCGACGTCATCACCGTGCCGACCGAGCTCACCGGCGGATGA
- a CDS encoding NAD(P)/FAD-dependent oxidoreductase translates to MTTSPVAGPVGASPSGRPRVVIVGSGFGGLFAAKALKRAPVDVTVIGKTSHHLFQPLLYQVATGILSEGEIAPATREILRHQKNARVALGEVTDVDLAARTVTSTILGRTTVHPYDELIVAAGAGQSYFGNDRFAVFAPGMKSIDDALELRGRIFGAFELAELATDPAERDRLLTFVVVGAGPTGVEMAGQIAELAHRTLRRDFRSIDPTQARVILLDAAPQVLPPFGEKLGERARRHLNEIGVEVQLGAMVTDLDADGLEVKDRDGQVRRIQAATKVWAAGVQASPLGRLLAEQSGAEIDRAGRINVLPDLTLPGHPEVHVVGDMMALDKLPGVAQVAIQGGRYAADQITRRIAGREARGPFHYRDKGNMATISRFSAVADIKNLKFEGFFAWVLWLVVHLMYIVGFKSRVTAVLHWMVSFLGRSRAERVATQQQVYGRLALEELGPGFAVGKTGGRKDPQAPPTDITERRSA, encoded by the coding sequence ATGACGACATCACCTGTGGCCGGCCCCGTCGGCGCCTCCCCGTCCGGTCGGCCCAGGGTCGTCATCGTCGGCTCCGGCTTCGGCGGGCTGTTCGCCGCCAAGGCGCTCAAGCGGGCCCCGGTCGACGTCACCGTCATCGGCAAGACCAGCCACCACCTGTTCCAGCCGCTGCTGTACCAGGTGGCCACCGGCATCCTGTCCGAGGGCGAGATCGCACCGGCCACCCGCGAGATCCTGCGGCACCAGAAGAACGCCCGGGTCGCGCTCGGCGAGGTCACCGATGTCGACCTGGCCGCCCGCACGGTCACCTCGACCATCCTGGGCCGCACCACGGTGCACCCCTACGACGAGCTGATCGTCGCCGCCGGCGCCGGGCAGTCCTACTTCGGCAACGACCGCTTCGCCGTGTTCGCGCCCGGCATGAAGAGCATCGACGACGCCCTGGAGCTGCGCGGGCGCATCTTCGGCGCCTTCGAGCTGGCCGAGCTCGCCACGGACCCGGCCGAGCGCGACCGGTTGCTCACCTTCGTGGTGGTGGGCGCCGGTCCGACCGGTGTGGAGATGGCCGGACAGATCGCCGAGCTGGCCCACCGCACCCTGCGCCGCGACTTCCGCAGCATCGACCCGACCCAGGCCCGGGTCATCCTGCTCGACGCCGCCCCGCAGGTCCTGCCGCCGTTCGGCGAGAAGCTCGGCGAGCGCGCCCGCCGGCACCTCAACGAGATCGGCGTCGAGGTCCAGCTCGGCGCGATGGTCACCGACCTCGATGCCGACGGCCTGGAGGTCAAGGACCGCGACGGGCAGGTCCGCCGCATCCAGGCGGCCACCAAGGTGTGGGCGGCGGGCGTGCAGGCCAGTCCGCTCGGGCGGCTGCTCGCCGAGCAGTCCGGCGCCGAGATCGACCGCGCCGGCCGCATCAACGTGCTGCCCGACCTCACCCTGCCCGGGCACCCCGAGGTGCACGTCGTCGGCGACATGATGGCGCTGGACAAGCTGCCCGGCGTGGCCCAGGTCGCCATCCAGGGTGGGCGGTACGCCGCCGACCAGATCACGCGGCGGATCGCCGGGCGCGAGGCGCGCGGCCCGTTCCACTACCGCGACAAGGGCAACATGGCGACGATCTCCCGGTTCTCCGCCGTCGCCGACATCAAGAACCTCAAGTTCGAGGGTTTCTTCGCCTGGGTGCTCTGGCTGGTCGTGCACCTGATGTACATCGTGGGCTTCAAGAGCCGGGTCACCGCGGTGCTGCACTGGATGGTCAGCTTCCTGGGCCGCAGTCGCGCCGAGCGGGTGGCCACCCAGCAGCAGGTGTACGGACGGCTGGCCCTGGAGGAGCTCGGCCCGGGGTTCGCGGTCGGCAAGACCGGCGGCCGGAAGGACCCGCAGGCACCTCCGACGGACATCACCGAGCGCAGGTCCGCCTGA